The Lonchura striata isolate bLonStr1 chromosome 9, bLonStr1.mat, whole genome shotgun sequence region TAATTGAAGTGAGATGGGTTATGTCAATACTCAAGCGCTTTACCGAAGAGGAGTTAAAAGCAGTGTCTGCTTTACTTCAAATTATTATTTAGTTTCTTACAAATATAGGGCTTGAGGTTTTTTACTTCAAAGTTCTTAATTGATTCAGGTGATGATAAAACCTTGACTCTTGTTTTTGTAGTTCTTAAACTTGGCTTCCTACCAAAGTGTGTTTCTGATTAATACTGCTATCTGAAAAACCTTCCCAGCTGTTGGGTCCCTTCGGACAGCCTGctcaaaaaaggaaattttgcgCAGTTGGAAACTAGCACAGCACACTTGGGTTTGATGGAAGTACAACGCGTGAACAGAGGTCCTGAACTAACTTCGTGTTTGTTCAGGAAACAAAGTAGGATTACTGTGGCTTTACTGTAGAATTCAAGTCTGATCACTTGTTTGTGGTTCTGAAACTTAGCATTGTTCTAGGAGATGTTTCTGATAGGTACAGCACGGCTTTCAGCTCTCCTGATCCCATGCATATGTGCAGCTCTGAACTGTACAGTTATGTTTAGGCATGCAGTTTGTACATACACTGCCACACAGGTTGTGCAATGTGAAATTTGTCTTTCAGTCTGttcattttattaaaagaagAGATATAGCTGGTTGCTTTATCCAATTAGTAAATATATCATGCAAAGCAATATGAATAGGAAGATACTTAAGAGGCTGAGGGTGTTGTGCAGCCAGATTGCACACTGCTGGAGGATTGGTAAAGCCTgttcattttccatttcaagcaGGCTTGTATTTGATTCCAGTCTCAAGTTTTTCTTTGTATTATTTTGGGGTGGGGATATTCTTCAAAAAGATAATGAGTTTCAGGAGAGCTTGCATACAAAAAGAGTGTCTGAGTTTGCGTCAGATATCAATTGGAAATCAATTTATCTGTTCTTATTATTCTATTTTAGCTGTTTAGACCAAACATCTAGAGTCGAGTTTCTGCTCATCAGGCTGGCATTCCCGAGTAACTCTTTCCTGTTAAACAAGATGAAAACCTGCTCCTTCTAAAAGGAGATATGAGCCACTACTGAAAATCTAAATCAGCTTTCTGATGTCAGAACTAATAGAGTGAAATGTGTTTCTGTATTGCTGCCCTGATAATTACATTTTCCTAGATGCAATTAAGTTCTTGTCTGTGGAAATAATAATATTCCCTTCTAGAAGGTTCTCCATTAATACGCAACATCAGGGAAACTTAAAACGACTATTTTTCGACCAATCTTGAATCCTGTGGCTATATTTCTACATGGTAATAATTATCTTGCAGAGATAGAATACATTTGGTATATATTTTTTATGGCCTCAGTTGCTGTTTCCATTCTCAGCATCTGCTATCCTAAGAGAATGCTGCAGTCTGTAAGTGTTGAAAAACTTCGGTATCATTTCTTCAGCCAAATGTTGAAATTTTAAGTTAATGTACTAGATAACCGTTCACATTTTGGAAACATCAGAATTATTCTAGATAGAATGAGGACTGCAAAtacaaattaatatttctgaGATCAGACAAAGGTGATAACTGTTTGGCCATTATTAGGAGAAGGAATAGCATGTATTTCTAGCTCTCAGAACCAAACAGAAACTTAGTACAATCCAAAAGAGCTAAATGCCTAGTAAGAAATTATTAGTGTATAATATTCctcctttaaataatttttagagaATGGCAGAAATGTCACCCTAATTTTACAGTTGTTAAGTTTGagttggaaagaaagaaaattacttgtATGAAGCGATCCAGCTGTCAGAAGTAAATTATTAACTTGGTTAGGTATGGGTATTGTACTGGAAAGCAATGTTTGAGCTAGGAAATGAATGTAGAATGGAGGTTCTGAATAATTATAACCACTGGATTTTAGTATTCTGCTCTCTGTAGAAGTAGTATGGAAAATGTTGGCACCTTCTATCATTGTCTAAATGCAGTGTGTTTGAATTCCTTATTCCTTTACTTAGAAGATGCAAATCAGAATATGAACCTGCTTTAGTTAATACCTGAGTACATTGTGGTATTACATTGCCATGTAACAAATGATGTTGATAGCCTAGTTATAGCAACATGATATTTTGTGGATGACAAAATTGACACAAATGCTTCCTTGACTTTTTAAGTAGGATTTGTAGTCAGTGTACTTTATtctgctgtgacagcagcactcTTGATGATGCTTGAGAAATTAATTCAGAGCTGGTTCAGGTTTGTGGACATATTTCCAAGTTCTTCCTTCTGAGAATATTCTCTTATTTCAGACTGGTTTCCAGTAAGGTTACTGAAGTTGTCTTGGCTGTTTCAAATGTCTTTGGCCATTTATGGTTTTATTGAGAAGAtcagtgaaaatggaaagagggtGTCTGAGCAATTCCTTGCCTTTTCCCCAGGAAAGAGGGTCTCTTGTTATATAATTCTTACTGGTTTATGCTGCTGGGTCCTTTGTATTGTTACTGCTCTTGAAGACTGAAGATAATAAGCTATACTATAAATAATCTGCTTGTAGAAAAATCTGATAGTATTTAAGTTGTGAATATTCTCTGATGTTctctctgctttgctttctgATGTCCTGAGCATGGCAGCACGATGAATTGACATAATATCTCTCTGACTTACGGAAACTAGAgggataaaaattaattttctattgtAATACATATCTTGgtatgcaaaataaaatatatgccATTGATACCCATTCAAAATGGTGGAGGGATACTGCTGATACCATTGTCTTATGGTTATGCAGTCATACTTCCCAGAAACATGGTTACAAGAATAAAAAGGTATAATAAGCAAActtggaaaatattattttatgcaGTTGGAAGGTGTCTGACTCTTTGTCAGCTGTGCTAGTTCTGGGATGAAGGACTTGATGTACTGTTGTGTGAGATGGTTTCTGGTGCAGTTAAAAGACCTAGGCTGGAACTGAGGAGGTTGATTTTGGTGTCATCATACTTGTTTAGGAAAGAACAGGTGAAGAACCAAGGAGACTTTTCATATTTAATGTTCCAAACTTGCTCCAAGATTTCTTTGGAACTTGGAAGTAAAGACTGTAGTATCTTTAGAACTGAGTTACTGACTATAAAACCTACTTGGGAGATGAGGGAATGACAAAGGAGGCCTGTTCTTCTAGATAGCACTTGAGAGTGTGAACCGTGCCAATTCCCTGGTATCTTCCTTGACACATTTGGGCTGGAATGCTTGACAGCATGGCATGCCTGCAGTCATGTCTGGTGAGAGTTGTCTCCTGTGGTTTCAATTAGCATTAGCTGAGCACTGATGGACTATGTGCTTCTGGCCTAAGAAGGTAGATACATTTCCAATACAGTTCTCTCCCATTGTCTCCATCCCCACTGTATTCTCATTCTTCTTTCTCTTATGCTAGAAAGCCCGCTCCTTTATTGTCCTTTCTTAAGTCACCATTCCTTTGAGCATTCTTAGTCTTGCAGTTCTGATTCtggttttgttgccttttttaaaTTGAGGCAATAAGGCTCTTAAGACATACACATTAGGTTTGTATGAGGATGGTGCCCCTTGTTGCTGCAAGTATTTTTTTGAGTATTAGTGAAGGACAGCCTTTGCTGCTCTGAGAGCTGCATCATTGCTGGCAAGTTCCTCcaataatttccttttcaaagtcAAATATAGAAATATACAGCTGCTTGGAGAAATGTAAATTAATGGAGCAAACAAGAGTGCTAGATTTTCCAATGAGGACaaattatatattaattaaaTGTTGGAATGAAACTAGGTAAGTATTTATTGTATGATCAATATAAAGCACTCTTCTGAACAGATGCTTGCATTGATATTTATTTTAGTCAGTATTTTAGAGGCTGATATGTCTCAAGTTTTAAGTTCTAAccttaatttatatattttaaaaatgcatctcTGAGTTTGAGAATAGTACTGAGACAGCAAAGCTGTAAAAAACATTGCTTACTAGAAATGCTCAAATTTGATTCAGAGTTCCAGATTCTGCTTGGTTCATTAGGGATCTTAGAAAGTACCATGGCTACAAATGGACTTAGAGTCTCTGGACAAGTAGACAGCTTGTTCTCAAAGATATCAGTAATGTTGATGCAATTACATGAAAACAAAGCTGGTATACCTttcattttcctgtattttcttaCCATTAGAAGTCTTATAACTATAACTGTATATTTAACTCTGGTGGCTTCTGATGCTTATagataatatttttcaaaattagagTCTTTTATTCACATTCTGGATATGTTTCTGTTGCTCTGATTTAATAAGTCTTGAAGTAACTAAAAATTACCTCTATATTAGTGAtctttattactttatttttctggcCTATGTCTCTGTATTGGTCTGGAGTAACTCTCCTGAAGTCATCATTTTGCCTGGAGCTAAGCttcattctttcttcttttaagaAAGATTGCCAATTGAGTTAGGCCACTTTGAAAAGCTTTCATGGCTTTGATATGGGTTGAAAGCTGCTGGAGATGAGGTTTATCAAATCCGTTACAGTTCAGCATTATTCTATTTGATTAGCCACTCTTGGCGTACAGATaggatttgaaagaaaaatgtcttcagCAAAATTATCATCAATAATTCACATTTATGTTACAATTGTATATACTGTGTACGCCTCCAATGGGAAGCTTTATTTCATAAACAGAGACTAGTAATGGATACACATTCTTCATTGGAAGACTTGAAAAAGTAGCCACTCACCAGGCCTGCTTTCAAGTATTTAAATACTTAATATTGTGACATTTGCTTTCTGCTGGAAAGTGTTGTAAAAAATAATGTAgtctttttttctggaatggGGACTAACAGCTTTTCATTGCAAGGCAGAGAGGTGACAAAGCATTTTATAGAAACAAACCTCACAAAGTTATATGGGTCAGCTTCAGACTGAGTTCTCAGTCTGTGCAAAaacaaagcactttttttttagcattatGTCATTAATACTCTTAAGTATACCAAAATGATTTTCACAGAATTGGCTTaagtttcattttctgttcttctttttttaaattttagggAAAGTGCTTTATCGAAGAGCGTTAACTGTTTTATTGTACTCTGAATTTTGTCCTTTGTACTGGGCAGATATGCTTATTCCCCAAGAATACTCCAGTAAACATTTAGTTATATAAATAATCTTGAAACATTAATATCTTCCCAAGTCCCTGATGAGGTTTACACATTTGTCAGGAAAAGACAAATTGCTCATTAGACCTTTCACACTATGTTAAACTCTCAGCCAATTTAGtgataattttgatttttcaagtgtttttctttattaaaaatttgCTATTTTTACCTTTTGATCTTACTTTGTTTCATCATTCAATATATTAATCTTAGTGTGTTCTTTATAACTTTAACAGAGGTCCCAGGTCTTTCATTTTTATAACAAACTTCAAGCAAGAAGAATTGACTGGTTTAAATTTTAggctggaagggaaaaaatgtttttgattttcttttgtttacaTTCAAATCAAGCATGTTTGGCTTGAGTCAAGATGTGATCCAGGTATTCTTTGCAGAATAAAAGCCTTCATTTGAATGGGTTTAGTATCTCTATGTGCTTTTATACTGACAAATTTATATGCAAACCACAAGAATTATGTCAAAAGAACTCATTTTAAAGGCATTTGGGATATGCTTTGGAAGTTGAAGTGGAGCAATTAAagaaatttctatttttctgctgtgtagAGCATCTCAGCTGCAGAACTTGTAACTTTGTCAGTGCAAAAACTGTTAAGCTTAAATGGCTTTTAGTGCTTAGAAAGGGGACAATGAGAGAAGCCATTAGGTTCTCTACTTTAGGATAAGCAAGTTTCAGATAGTGAACAAGTAGATAATTTGAAGGGGGTGGCGTCTTGTAGATCTTTAGATCTTTTACTCATAGATGTTGGCTCTTTGAAATGCTGTTGTTGAAACAGTAATGAACTGCTGTTCTAATACTCACAGTTTTTGGAGTCCAAATTTTTCACAATCTCATgacaatttattttccttccaggAGTGTACTGTAACCATCCAGTCCTTCTTCAGCTGCTTTCCCTTGGGTGGGCCTGGTAAGTTTTTGTATTCTATTATAAATAGCTTTGTCATCACAAGAAGGGTTAATTTATTTTCGGTCATTCTTTCCACTTGAATGTGGAGTAAGAATCAGGTTCAGCTACTGTTTGACTTTTTACAacagtttgtaatctctgtttAAAATTGAAAGGTACAGTATCAATATATTATAAGCAAGAGTCAAGTGTGCCCAGGTAAGGGCAATGGCATCCTGGTCTGTATCAAAAACAGTGTAGCCAGGGGGACCAGGGCActtccctgtgctcagcactggtgaggtcccacctcgagtgctgtttccagttctgggcccctgaCTACAAGAAAGgtattgaggggctggagtgagcCCAGAGAAGGAcagtggagctggggaaggatgTGGAGCACATGTTCTGTGAGGAGCACCTGGGGGAGCTCATCcgggagaaaaggaggttcagggggAGCTTCACAGTCTCTACAAGTGCCTGAAAGGAGAGTGTGGCCAGCTGGGGGTCAGTTTCCCAAGTAACAAGTTCACAGttatttggggggaaaaaaaattacttcctttTTGAAATGGGGCTTAGCTGTAGGCAGTTTCCCTGGGTGTTCAGAGATTTTTGTGTTGATGTGACTGCAAAACTTTGACTTTGCATGCTGCATGATCACATATATACAACCTGTTCCATTTCATGTAGCTGTAGTAATGCAGAGCTTAATGGAAGCATAATGAGGCAGCAGTTGTAATGAAAGCTAAAATGTTTGCTCTTTATTTATGTTAAGCCATTAAATAAGCTTATTCAATGTTTTCTCCATCCAGAATGAAGACAAATGTAAAGATGTCATGTCCAAGGAATTTTAAAAGGTGTAGACCTCCTGACTGAGCATTGctgttttttattgtctttaatTAGTAAAGTAAGTATGAATAAAACCTATGCTTCTGGGAGCTGAATgtgtcatatatatatatatataaagcaatATTGAGCAATAATACATTGTGCCACCCTAATTTTAATTCTGCCAATATGCTTAATTCTCTTGATGGTAGAAGATGTGGAGTTACATATAAGAAGGGCTTTTTGGGAATTTGAGTATTTTTAATTGGGCAGAATTATTTAATCTGGTAGAAAATTCTAAATTACAAGAGCCATCATGTTAACGTACTGCTCTGATTCTGGAATTCTTCATAAATAAGATATCACTTATGTAAGTTCATGATGGTAGTGAAGGACTGCTCATAATACATCTGCCATTTCTTTCACTTATACCTGTTTGTTGCTTATACTGCAGCAGTACCCAAATGTTAGGTTTTAATATACCTTCTCTCATGCTAGTTTCACTCTTTAAGTTTTTGCACTCCCTTTCCTTAAAATAAATCTATGAGATGATGGCTGGGGTCAGGTCCCAGAAGTTCTTTGATCCTTTTGCTATGCTCTGGAGTCCAGGCCACATGTTACACATATTTAGAACTGTGAAAACAATATTAAACTTCAAGTATTTCATGGTGAGATAAATTGTTTTTAACAATTCTCTAAGAatgtcttgtcttttttttttttttctcttgtaccAGCTGCTGTTCTCTTACAGGTGAAAGTCATGATCACGCTAACAGAACTCAAATGCTTAGCAGATGCCCAGTCATCTTACCACATACTAAAACCATGGTGGGATGTCTTCTGGTATTACCTCACCATGATAATGCTGCTCGTTGCTGTGCTTGCTGGGGCTCTCCAGCTTACTCAAACCAGAGTATTGTGTTGTCTTCCTTGCAAGCTAGAATTTGACAATCATTGTGCTGTGCCTTGGGATTTAGTTAAAGCCAACCTTAACATGTCAGCTAGCTCGACAGCACCGATAATTATCCCGCTTAAAATCCAGAATTATCTCCATCGGCAGCAGTATTCCTACATTGATGCAGTATGTTATGAGCGACAGCTTCACTGGTTTGCCAAATTTTTTCCATACCTAGTGCTTTTGcatacttttatttttgcagctTGCAGTAATTTCTGGCTTTACTATCCTAGTACAAGTTCCAGGCTTGAGCACTTTGTAGCCGTTCTTCAGAAGTGTTTTGACTCTCCCTGGACAACGCGTGCCCTCTCAGAAACAGTTGCTGAGCAGTCTGCGAGGAAGTTGCCGATAGCCAAATCAAAAACAGTGATTTCATCACCTCAGAGTTCAGGAGACATAGGGGCCAGCAGACAGTCCCTGCCATATTCACAACATGGCTTGGAAACAACTGGAAGAGAAAATTCCAGTGTTCTCGACAAAAAAGAAGGGGAACAAGCTAAAGCTATATTtgaaaaagtgaagaaattcagAGTACATGCCGAAGAAAAGGATGTCGTATACACAGTGTATATGAAACAGATTATAGTGAAAGTCTTTGTAGTTGTTATAATAGTAATTTATGTCCCCTACTATTTATCGTTTATTACACTTGAAATTGATTGTGTAGTTAATGTTCAAGCCTTTACAGGCTACAAAAGGTACCAGTGTGTTTATTCGCTAGcagaaatttttaaagttttggcTTCATTTTATGTTGTTTTAGTGATCTTCTATGGATTAACTTGTACTTATAGTTTGTGGTGGATGTTAAGAAGTTCACTTAAACAATACTCTTTTGAGAAATTGAGAGAGAAAAGTAATTACACTGATATACCTGATGTGAAGAATGACTTCGCATTTATTCTTCACTTGGCAGATCAGTATGATCCTCTTTATTCCCAACGATTCTCAATATTCCTGTCTGATTTGAGTGAAAATGAACTCAAACAGATAAATCTTAACAATGAATGGTCAGTGgaaaaactgagaaataaaCTAGTAAGAAACTCCCAAGACAAGACTGAACTTCACCTTTTCATGTTAAATGGTCTtccagacagtgtctttgaacTGACAgaaatagaagttctaagcctGGAACTTATTCCTGAAGCCAAACTTCCTTCAGCTGTGACCCAGCTTGTCAATCTCAAAGAACTCAATGTTTATCACACATCACTAACGATGGATTATCCAGCAGTCAGCTTTTTAGAAGAAACTCTGAAAACCTTGCGTTTGAAGTCTAGTGAGATGGGAAGAATTCCATTTTGGGTCTTTCATCTAAAAAACCTACAAGAACTGTGTTTAACAGGATATTTCATGCTAGATCATCACAACTCCATATACAATGATGGCTTTCAGGGGCTAAAAAATCTGAGATCAATTCacttaaaaaacaacctttcccGTATACCTCAAGTGATTACAGATCTTCTGCCTTCTTTACAACACTTGTCTATCAACAATGAGGGAAATAAACTGATAGTGCTAAATAACCTGAAGAAGCTGGTAAACCTGAGAACCTTGGAACTAATCTGCTGTGATTTAGAGCGCATTCCCCATTCCATTTTTACCCTAAACAATTTGCATGAAATtgacttaaaagaaaataatctcagAACAGTGGAAGAAATAATTAGTTTCCAACATCTTAAAAATCTTTCTTGCTTAAAATTGTGGCATAACAGTATTTCATATGTCCCAGTGCAGATTGGTGCATTATCAAACCTGGAACAGTTGTAtctaaattataataatattaaGAATGTTCCATTGCAGCTATTTCTTTGTAGAAAGTTACACTATTTGGATCTTAGCTATAATAAGCTAACCTCCATCCCTGAAGAAATCGGTTATCTGACCAACCTGCAGTACTTGGCTTTGACAAAAAACCATGTAAGTAGAACTTTGAATTACTACTCAAAACCAAAAACAGACTTAAGCTACTATTCTTCTGGAATAGCCTCTAGTTTTTGTGGTGTTCACGATTAaagtaaaaccagaaaaaaggGGTGGTGCTTGTTTAATTACTAAAGCTTTCGTATCAGCAAAGCTCACATAATGCTGAATAAGTACTATCCTGATTTGTAGCTGCTTAAGGGCTTTGATCCAGAGAAGGTATAGGTTAGCATGGCTGCAGAAACAGatcttccctttccctgcagtTGTCAATCCTATGTAGTATTTTAGTGGAAGTGAACAGTGTTTACTCTTTACCTTAAAATGTCAAACTGAAGGTTAAAGTAAATGAACAGGTGGTTGATGAGCAGCTCAGGTGTATGACTGGGAAGAGGGAAATAATTATGGTTGGTAACCTCACAATCAGTGCTAAACTGTCTGGCTTATTAGTGTGGAGCTCAGGCTTGTGACTCCTTTGCTCACATTGGTGAAGCTGGTTTTGGATGTTAGGTGTCAGTAGGGTGGGCAAGGACGACTGTACTGCACAGATAACTGCTTGTACAGCCTTCACAACACAGGAGCTGCTAATGTCTCTCCACAGTCTGTGCTTTCTTCAATAAGGGATTCTTAGGAATAGTAGGCTCTTCCtctcccctgccagcagcacacgTCTGCGTGCAGTTCTGCGTGCACGCGTGGATGTGCTCCTCCTTCCAGGCTTGGCTTCTGCCAGGAGCTGAGCAGCTTTGTAAGAaaacagggataataaaaccaTTGTAGTGCTCTCAAGCACTTGATCACATAATGATAGAGGAATTACACTCTTCTTTTCATAAACTAAGAGGGGTTTTTACcctaaaataaaaagaggaaatgtCAAAACATGCAGCTGCACTTAGGCTAACACCTTCTAATGtactttatttttgttcttctctttcctttttctagATTGAAATGCTGCCTGATGGATTATTTCAGTGCAAAAAGCTGCAATTTCTTCTTCTGGGAAATAACAGTCTGATGAATTTGTCCCCTTTTGTGGGTCAGCTACTGAATCTTGTTCAGTTAGAGCTCATTGGAAACTATCTTGAATCACTTCCTGCTGAACTGGAAGAATGTCAGCTCTTAAAGCGAAATAATCTAATTGTAGAAGAAAGGTTGTTAAAAACACTTCCACCTCGTGTAAGAGAGCGTTTGCAGGCATGCTCAGATAAGTCCTAAGTTTAAAATGAAACTCTGCATCGTTGCATTCTACAAATCTTGCTTAATATCTCTCTAAAGATCTGTATAGGTAGAGAGGAGTGAAGGAGAgagcaatttaaaaatcagtctTAAATGCATTGAACTGAGTTGATTgtattggaaaagaaaaatttattcatATTCAAACAAAAGATGCAGCCTTTTACAGGTAAACATGTTTGAATTTTGGAACATGAATTGTTGGTTAGGTTATACTGATTGAAATAATTCAGCTAAATGTTTATGGTAGTATTGAAAAAGAAGAGATGACTGCCTGGCTTTAGTGAGAGTGTATATACTTCTTTCCTATGAGAATTTTTTATGTTGAGAGTGATgatttaaaatagttttattcCTGTCATATGAGGTCTAAGAACTGTCTGGAATTAGTTTCTAAATATGAACTCTTCTTTAATTTAggatttattaaattaaaagttTAAACTATTTGAGCCGTTTAATTGCATGGGGTATacagaaagtaatttttcaacataacttaatttttaaaagattttgacAAGTACTAAGCATTAATTCTATAATTGTGGAAGATGCCATTTGAATCCTACTATTAAATACCTAGAACTGGTTTCAGCATTTTGTCTTAAAAATagtaaatacaaaattaattgtTGCCTATAAATTGGGAGGAATCAGAATAATCTGAAGTAACGGTTGTGCACATGTCCTAGAGAAATAATCTTACATTTCTGATCTTCAGAAACAATGATGGCAAACAGAACACAGTATAGTTGCAAAGTTGTCTTCTGTATGTTGTGAGCATCCCAGGTGTTAGTGTAGTGTATGTTGctgattaatatttttataacttCTCATTACTGACTGCCTCAGTGCAGCTTCTCCACACCCAGTTATTGGGGAGAGGATGAAGGAGGTTTGAGGTTTGTATTAGATAGGGATAGAAAGACACAGATACAACAAACTAAATAATCAAACAACTTATAAGCATTTGGGAGGAAAAGACAGGAAGCATTATAAGCTTTGCCTCTTCTAGGGATGTAATAATTTCATAAATCATAGTGGTGGGATAAACTCTTATGCCATCCTTAATACTTGCAAAACTGgatggaaataaaatgtttcctgACTTCATTCTTCTGCTGTGCGCTGTTTTATTATATTTGAAGTTTTAATTCTCATTATGTTTATCATGTTCACCAAAAACATGTTATTCCCCTGGGGAAAGAAGAGGTTAGCATTCTttccaaaaatatattttaaaactttaacaTAACACAGTTTTCAACAACCAACCTCAGTTACGGGTTAAGCAGATGAAGTAAACTGCCCTTAATGACCTTGTGTTCAAGAAGTGTGCTAACAAACTGCATTCCAGTTTGTAATTACAAATCATCACAGATAAAACTAGTTTTAGTACTAGACTACTTTTAGTCATCTCTTGCTCCCATTCCACTGTTAGTTTTGTGGAatgtaatattatttttaatgaaaatgccCAAACAAGTCTGATCAACATGAAAGTAGATGTCTTTGCAGGAGCAGTGCAAGAGGTGCATGTTTATCCACTGTACTGATGGCATTCCAAAGACCTTTGTAGTTGGAGCACTTTTCTTCTCAGGGAACCAAAATATGGTAAAACCAATTGCTTTCTATGTAGTTCTAGAAATGTTTAGTTTAAACTGGTTAGTTGTATTTATGTGCAGACCAGCGCTGCTTGAACAGTGTTTCATAATGTCCGTATGTAACTCCTCCAAACTCTGTTAATTAATTTTGAGTTGTATAACAGTTCCATAGGAATT contains the following coding sequences:
- the LRRC8B gene encoding volume-regulated anion channel subunit LRRC8B, with product MITLTELKCLADAQSSYHILKPWWDVFWYYLTMIMLLVAVLAGALQLTQTRVLCCLPCKLEFDNHCAVPWDLVKANLNMSASSTAPIIIPLKIQNYLHRQQYSYIDAVCYERQLHWFAKFFPYLVLLHTFIFAACSNFWLYYPSTSSRLEHFVAVLQKCFDSPWTTRALSETVAEQSARKLPIAKSKTVISSPQSSGDIGASRQSLPYSQHGLETTGRENSSVLDKKEGEQAKAIFEKVKKFRVHAEEKDVVYTVYMKQIIVKVFVVVIIVIYVPYYLSFITLEIDCVVNVQAFTGYKRYQCVYSLAEIFKVLASFYVVLVIFYGLTCTYSLWWMLRSSLKQYSFEKLREKSNYTDIPDVKNDFAFILHLADQYDPLYSQRFSIFLSDLSENELKQINLNNEWSVEKLRNKLVRNSQDKTELHLFMLNGLPDSVFELTEIEVLSLELIPEAKLPSAVTQLVNLKELNVYHTSLTMDYPAVSFLEETLKTLRLKSSEMGRIPFWVFHLKNLQELCLTGYFMLDHHNSIYNDGFQGLKNLRSIHLKNNLSRIPQVITDLLPSLQHLSINNEGNKLIVLNNLKKLVNLRTLELICCDLERIPHSIFTLNNLHEIDLKENNLRTVEEIISFQHLKNLSCLKLWHNSISYVPVQIGALSNLEQLYLNYNNIKNVPLQLFLCRKLHYLDLSYNKLTSIPEEIGYLTNLQYLALTKNHIEMLPDGLFQCKKLQFLLLGNNSLMNLSPFVGQLLNLVQLELIGNYLESLPAELEECQLLKRNNLIVEERLLKTLPPRVRERLQACSDKS